A window of the Butyricimonas faecalis genome harbors these coding sequences:
- a CDS encoding fimbrillin family protein, giving the protein MLASCSDDDTSGGTAPDDGNAIRFTIAIASFTGSDAVENPGARATINDEDGTGSFSNGDETTIMGFVYEAMPPVKKESPATYKDGTWTTTMTWDEFGEGAHVAFSAFFPKLSLSDFSELGQMAINLPTDQSTTEQYADCDWFHAVANGKKNDQPIQLTFRHCMHRLTVNLSLSDNSGTLTQADVDATTVVIKNMETKGVVSFSGGVMPQAGNTGDFTPLKSTDGNSFCVLLLPQNVTPGTPWIEITVGGRTVTYPVPAGLTTLNEGEEKVVNLKLTNDSGVSYSTYLTGWYRNDNYDTFVYTLVNDAQTELSPPAGGSDAYPKAMAVSGGKTYVSGGYFDTDGWARACYWVNGSATKLEVPDRSIVEGPDYSESILVSGGKIYIAGSYNNNDYRNAPCYWVDGVLTTLTLPAGASEGAAASIAVLDGKIYAVGYHANSNGTSTPGYWLDGSFVQLSLPEGASFWSSGTMDIVVSDNKVYVMGTYFQDSRYYPCIWIDGTRNELVSAGSAALGSVAQSMTVAGGKVYVSGYSIPENRNYRKGCYWIDGVCTDLSVPDGAWSEAASIGVIGGKVYVGGEHYTDVREKHPCYWVDGVRTDLDIPTGGTSGGIRAIYLSE; this is encoded by the coding sequence ATGCTCGCCTCGTGTAGCGACGATGATACTTCTGGTGGCACTGCGCCGGACGACGGCAACGCCATCCGCTTTACCATCGCCATTGCCAGCTTCACAGGCAGTGATGCCGTCGAAAACCCCGGCGCACGCGCCACTATCAACGACGAGGATGGTACGGGCAGCTTCTCCAACGGCGACGAAACGACGATTATGGGATTCGTCTATGAAGCGATGCCGCCGGTCAAAAAAGAATCCCCCGCCACCTACAAGGACGGAACGTGGACTACCACCATGACATGGGATGAATTCGGCGAGGGTGCGCACGTCGCTTTCTCCGCCTTTTTCCCGAAACTGTCTCTGAGCGACTTTAGTGAACTCGGTCAAATGGCCATCAATCTCCCCACCGACCAAAGCACTACGGAGCAGTATGCCGACTGCGACTGGTTCCATGCGGTGGCTAACGGGAAAAAAAACGACCAACCGATACAGCTTACGTTCCGCCACTGCATGCACCGCCTCACGGTAAACCTCAGCCTGTCCGATAACTCCGGCACATTGACGCAGGCGGATGTAGATGCCACCACGGTCGTGATAAAGAACATGGAGACCAAAGGCGTTGTAAGTTTTAGCGGCGGCGTAATGCCGCAGGCTGGGAATACCGGAGACTTCACCCCCTTGAAATCCACTGACGGCAACAGCTTCTGCGTCCTCCTCCTGCCGCAGAATGTAACTCCTGGCACCCCGTGGATAGAAATCACCGTGGGCGGCCGAACCGTCACCTATCCCGTCCCTGCCGGGCTAACCACGCTGAATGAAGGAGAGGAAAAGGTGGTAAATCTCAAGCTGACCAACGACAGCGGGGTTTCATATTCAACATATCTGACAGGGTGGTATAGAAACGACAATTATGACACGTTTGTATATACGCTGGTAAACGATGCTCAGACGGAGCTCTCTCCTCCGGCAGGAGGTAGTGATGCTTACCCGAAGGCTATGGCGGTTTCCGGCGGCAAAACCTATGTTTCCGGTGGTTATTTTGATACGGACGGTTGGGCAAGAGCTTGTTATTGGGTCAATGGATCAGCCACGAAACTTGAAGTTCCGGATCGCTCAATTGTCGAAGGACCCGACTATTCCGAATCAATCCTCGTTTCGGGTGGTAAAATATATATAGCGGGATCCTACAACAATAATGATTATAGAAATGCCCCGTGTTATTGGGTGGACGGCGTTCTGACAACGCTTACGCTGCCCGCTGGGGCTTCTGAGGGCGCTGCCGCATCAATTGCCGTTTTGGACGGGAAAATATATGCAGTTGGATATCATGCAAACAGCAACGGTACAAGTACTCCGGGATACTGGCTGGACGGTAGTTTCGTGCAGCTTTCCTTGCCCGAGGGAGCATCCTTCTGGAGTTCCGGAACAATGGACATCGTTGTTTCGGACAACAAGGTTTACGTCATGGGCACGTACTTTCAGGACTCTCGGTATTACCCGTGCATCTGGATAGACGGCACACGTAACGAACTTGTCTCTGCCGGGTCGGCGGCATTGGGATCTGTCGCCCAGTCAATGACCGTTGCAGGCGGTAAAGTATATGTTTCGGGATATTCTATTCCGGAAAATAGGAATTATCGCAAAGGCTGTTATTGGATAGACGGTGTCTGCACCGACCTCAGCGTTCCCGACGGTGCTTGGTCGGAAGCGGCATCCATTGGCGTTATCGGTGGCAAGGTTTATGTCGGCGGTGAGCATTATACCGATGTCCGTGAAAAACACCCCTGCTATTGGGTGGACGGCGTACGCACCGACCTTGACATCCCGACGGGAGGGACAAGTGGTGGCATCAGGGCGATATATCTGAGCGAATAA